AGATCGTAGCCGTCCTTGGTGCCGTCACGGTCCATGCTGGTGAGCAGGATCTCGCCGGCGCCCAGCTCTTCCATGCGCTGCGCCCACTCGATGGCGTCGATGCCGGTCGGGTTGCGGCCGCCGTGGGTGTAGACCTCCCAGCCGCCATTGGCGCGGGAGCGGGCGTCGATGGCAACCACGGTGCACTGCGAGCCGAACCGCTCCGCCGCCTCGTTCACGAACTCGGGACGGTGCACCGCCGCGGTGTTGATGGAGACCTTGTCGGCACCTGCGTTGAGCAGGCGCCGGATGTCGTCGACGGTGCGGACGCCGCCGCCGACGGTGAGCGGCATGAACACGCGCTCCGCTGTCCTGCGCACCACGTCGATGATGATGTCGCGCTCGTCGGAGGAAGCGGTGATGTCGAGGAAGGTCAACTCGTCGGCGCCCTGCTGGTCGTACAGCTCGGCGATCTCGACCGGGTCGCCCGCGTCGCGCAGGCCCAGAAACTGGACCCCCTTAACTACACGACCACCTTTTACGTCCAGGCAGGGGATGATTCTTTTTGTAAGCATCTTAAAACTCCAGCTTTGTTTTAGCGCTGCTTCTTGGTCAGTGCGATGGCTTCGGCGAGGTTGATGGCGCCGGAGTAGATGGCCTTGCCGGTGATGACGCCGGTGACACCGGAGGACTCGATCGCGATCAGGTTCTCGATGTCCTTCAGCGACGAGAGGCCGCCGGAAGCGATCACCGGGATGTTGATGGCTTCGGCCAGCGCCTTGGTCGCCTCGATGTTCGGCCCCTGCATCATGCCGTCGCGGCTGATGTCGGTGTAGATGATGGCGGAGACGCCGTCACCCTCGAACTGCCTGGCGAGCTCGGTGGCCGTGATGCCGGTCACCTCGGCCCAACCCTGGACCGCGACCATGCCGTTCTTGGCGTCGATGCCGACCACGATCTTGCCGGGGAACTTGGCGCAGGCTTCCTTCACGAAAGCAGGATTTCTCTGCGCGGCGGTGCCGATGATGACGCGGCCGATGCCGAGGGAGAGATAGGCTTCGATGGTGGCGATGTCGCGGATGCCGCCGCCGAGCTGGGTCGGGATGGTGACGGATTTCACGATGGACTCGATGGCGGAGCGGTTCTTCGGCTCGCCGGCGAAGGCGCCGTCCAGGTCGACGATGTGCAGGATCTCGCCGCCCTGGCGCTGCCACTCGGCCGCCTGTGCGCCCGGATCATCGTTGAAAACCGTGTCCTTCTCCATCAGCCCCTGCTCAAGGCGGACGCAGCAGCCATTCTTCAGATCTATTGCCGGAATAATGATCATTTCAATTCCTCATCGATATTTCAATTCTCACCCCTGTCAAACCCCCTCCCCCTCCGGGGGAGGGTGGCCGGAGGCCGAGTGAGGGATTTGCCATGGAGCGACATTATTGCAGATTGCATTGCCCTCACCCCCGCCCCTCTCCCGGAGGGCGAGGGGAGACAAACTACCCGGGCGAAGGCTAGTTCATTGCCGCGAAGTTCTTGAGCATGGCGAGCCCCTTGTCCTGGGACTTCTCCGGGTGGAACTGGGCGGCTACGACGTTGTCGCGCCAGATGGCGGCGCAGAAGTCGATGCCGTAGTTGGTGGTCGCCGCCACCACGCTCTCGTCGTTCGGCTTCACGTAGTAGGAGTGCACGAAGTAGACGTTGGAGCCGTTGTCGACGCCGTTGAACAGCGGCGAGGGGCGCTTGATGTCGAGTTGGTTCCAGCCCATGTGCGGCACCTTCAGTTCCTCACCCGCCTGCTCCATCCCTTCCGGGAAACGGAGCACCTTGCCGGGGATGATATCCAGCCCCTTGTGGATGCCGAATTCCTCACTCTCGGTGAAGAGGAGCTGCAGGCCGAGGCATATGCCGAGGAAGGGTTTGCCTTCCTTGATCACCTTAAGGATCGGCTCGACGAAGCCCCCCTCCTCCAGGTTCCTGATGCAGTCGCGGAAGGCCCCGACGCCCGGGAGCACGACGCGCTCGGCGTCCAGAAGCACCTTCGAGTCCGTGGTGACCACAGCCTCGTAGCCAACCTTCTCGAACCCTTTCTGCACGGAGCGCAGATTGCCCATGCCGTAATCTATGATCGCGATCATCTATCTATCCTTCCGGCACGTTGCAGTGCCTGTCACTTGCTACCAGTTTTTGTTGCTAGGGCGAGATTTGAGGAGATGCCAGCGCCCTCATCCGCCCCTTCGGGGCACCTTCCCCCGGCGGGGGAAGGGATGGACTCTCCCCCTCGCCCTCCGGGAGAGGGCTGGGGTGAGGGCCGCCTTTACAGCTTGCCCTTGGTGGACATAACCCCTTCGATTCGGGAATCCATCTGGGTCGCCATGTCCAGCGCGCGGGCGGCGGCCTTGAAGCAGGCTTCCAGGATGTGGTGCACGTTGTCGCCGTACATGACGTTGATGTGGAGGTTCGCGCCGCAGTGGTTCACGAAGCCCTGGAAGAACTCGCGCACCAGCTCGACGTCGAAATCGCCGATCTTCACCTTGGGGAGCTGAACGTTGTAGACCAGGTAAGGACGACCGGAGAGGTCGGTAGCGACGCTGGCAAGGGTCTCGTCCATCGGCACGGTGGCCTGGCCGTAGCGGCGGATGCCGCACTTGTCGCCCAGCGCTTCCTTGAAGGCCGAACCGAGCACGATGCCGATGTCCTCGACGGTGTGATGGAAGTCAATGTCGATGTCGCCGTGCGCTTCAACCTTGAGGTTGAAGAGGCCGTGCCTGGCGAAAAGGTCCAGCATGTGGTCCAGGAAAGGAACCGAGGTGCAGACCTGCGCCTCGCCTTTGCCGTCGATTTCGAGGGAGAGCTTGATCTGCGTCTCCTTGGTGATGCGTTCGATGTTTGCCGACCGGGCCATGCTGCCTCCTTGAATTAGATGATCAAAGCCGCAATGAATTCCAAACTAGCTGTCGAGCCTGAAGCTGACCGACTTGCCGTGGGCCTCCAGCCCTTCCAGCGTTGCGATCCGGACGATGTCCTTGCCGACCCGCTGCAGGCCGCCCTTGGTGAAATAGATGAGGGAGCTTTTCTTGACGAAGTCATCCACCGAGAGGGGCGAGAAGAAGCGTGCCGTGCCGCCGGTCGGAAGGGTGTGGTTGGGGCCGGCCAGGTAGTCGCCGGAGGCCTCGGGGGTGTAGTGCCCCATGAAGATTGCGCCGGCATTGGTGATAAGCGGCATGATCTCGAAAGGGTTCTCCACGGCAAGTTCCAGGTGCTCCGGGGCGATGCGATTGGAGAAGGCAATGGCCTCTTCCAGGTTGCCGGCAACGATGATGACCCCGAAGGATTCCCAGGACTTGCGGGCGATCGCTTCGCGGGACAGTTCCTTCAATTGGCGCTCTACTTCCGCCGCCGCCTTCTCACCGAAGCCACGGTCGGTGGTGATCAGGACAGAGGAGGCGAGTTCGTCGTGCTCGGCCTGGGACAGAAGGTCGGCCGCGATGTGGGTCGGATTGCCGCTGCCGTCGTTGATGACCAGGATCTCGCTCGGGCCGGCGATCATGTCGATGCCGACCTGGCCGAAAACCAGCTTCTTCGCGGTGGCGACGTAGATGTTGCCCGGGCCGGTGATCTTGTCGACCCTGGGGACGGTGGCGGTGCCGTAGGCGAGTGCAGCGACGGCCTGAGCGCCGCCGATGCGGAAGACGCGGTCCACGCCGGCAAGCTTGGCAGCGACCAGCACGTGTGCGTTGGTTTCGCCGCCCGGAGTGGGGACGACCATGATGATCTCGCCGACGCCGGCAACCTTGGCGGGAACGGCGTTCATGATGACGCTGGAGGGATAGCAGGCCTTGCCGCCGGGGACGTAGATGCCCACTTTGGCGAGCGGTGTCACCTTCTGCCCCAGCATGATGTCGGCTTCCTCAGTGGAAAGCCAAGTCTGCTGCTTCTGCTTCTCGTGGTAGCGGGCGACGCGCTCGACGGCGAGCTTCAGCGCCGCGAGGTCCTTCTCGTCCACTTGGGCGAACGCCTTGGCGAACTCTTCCTCGGTGATCTCTAGCCCAGCCGCGTCGCACTCGACCCGGTCAAAACGGCGGGTGTACTCAAGGAGCGCCTCGTCGCCGCGCTTGCGCACATCCGAGATGATGCCCAGCACCACCTCTTCGACCTCGCGCCCCGACTCCTCGCCACGTTCAACAATGGCATCGAACTTCGCCTGAAAATCTGCTTCCCTGATGTCGAGGAACTGCATCTTTAAACCTCGCGAATGGTGGCAATAAATTTTATATAGTCTGGCATTTACCCCCCTTTGCGAAGGGGGGACAGGGGGGATTTAGCCCAGGTGGCCACGGCATCCTGGCTGCAACGAAGTCAAATCCCCCTTTGCAAAAGGGGAAGCTGGATTGAGCTTGGAGAAGGTTGGCGAACCCTCCGCACCTATTTTCTTATATATGCTGCTCCAGCCCTTCGATGATCTTGGAGATGCGCTCGTGCTTGGTCTTGAGGCTCGCCCGGTTGACGATCAGGCGGCAGGTGATCTCGGCGATGGTCTCAATCTCGGCCAAGCCGTTTTGCTTCAGCGTCTCGCCGGTGGAAACAAGGTCAACGATGCGCTCGGAGAGGCCGACCAGCGGGGCCAACTCGATAGAGCCGTAGAGCTTGATCAGCTCGACCTGCACGCCCTTGGCCGCGAAATACTTCTCGGTGACGTTGGGGTACTTGGTGGCGATTCTGATGTTGTTCCAGGCGGCAGGATCGTCCTTGCTGGAGAGCTCGACCGGCTCGGCGACCATCAGGCGGCAGTAGCCGAACTTCAGGTCGAGCGGTTCATAGAGATCCTTCTCCGCCTCCATCAGGGTGTCCTTGCCGACGATGCCGAGGTCGGCGCAGCCGTACTCCACGTAGGTGGGGACGTCGGTGGCGCGCACGATCATGTAGCGCATCTTCTGCTCGTGGTTCTCGAAGACCAGCTTGCGGGTGTCGGAGAGGAGCTCTTCACAGTCGATGCCGATCTTCTTGAACAGGGCAACGGAGTCCTGCAGGATGCGGCCTTTCGGGATGGCGATGGTGACGTAGTCGGTCATTTTAAAAACTCCGTGGGAGCATGGCATTTGTCGGACCCGGGGAATCCGCCGGGGGTAAAGCTGGGGGGCACAACATCAGCGTGTTGTGCCCCCCCGGTAATTGCTACGGCGCGTCAACATCCGGGACGCGGACGATATCCGCGCCGAGGCCGGCGAGCTTCTTCTCGATATTCTCGTAACCGCGGTCCAGGTGATAGATCCTTGAGATCTCGCTGGTGTTGTCGGCGGCGAGGGCGGCGAGGATCAGGGAGGCGGAGGCCCTGAGGTCGGTGGCCATGACCGGCGCGCCGGAGAGCTTCTTGACGCCCTTCACGGTGGCGCTGTTCCCCTCGCAGATGATGTCCGCGCCGAAACGCAGCAGCTCCGAGACGTGCATGAAGCGGTTCTCGAAGATGTTCTCGGAGATCACGCTGGCACCTTCCGCGATGCACATGAGGGCCATGAACTGGGCCTGCATGTCGGTCGGGAAGCCCGGGTAGGGACGGGTCTTGATGTTGACGTTGCGGATTTTCTTGGGCCCCTTGACGCGGACCACGTTGTCCTTGTTGATGATCTCCACGCCGGCGTCCTGCAGCTTGAAGGTCAGCGCGTCCAGGTGCTCCAGGCGCATGTTCTTGATCTTGACGTCGCCGCCGGTGATGGCGGAGGCGATCATGAAGGTCCCGGCCTCGATGCGGTCCGGCATCACGGCGTGCTCGGCTGCCGTCAACTGCTCTACCCCCTTGATGCGGATAGTGTCGGTGCCGGCGCCCTCGATGTTGGCGCCCATCTTGGTAAGGATGTCGGCAAGGTCGACGATCTCCGGCTCGCGGGCCGCGTTTTCGAGGATGGTCTCACCCTGCGCGGTGGCTGCCGCCATGAGGAGCTGTTCGGTGCCGCCGACGGTGGAGATGTCGAAGTTGATGCGGGCGCCTTTCAGTTTCTTGGCTTTCGCCTCGACATAGCCGTGCTCCAGGGTGATCTCGGCGCCCAGCGCGGCAAGGCCTTTGAGGTGCAGGTTGATGGGACGTGCGCCGATGGCGCAGCCGCCGGGGAGCGATACGCGGGCCTGGCCGAAGCGGGCCAAAAGCGGGCCGAGAACCAGGACCGACGCGCGCATGGTGCGCACCAGGTCGTAAGTCGCTTCCCAGCTGTTCAGGTCGGTGGTGTCGATCTTGACCACGTTGCCGCGGCCGTCGACCCTGGCGCCCAGTTTTTCCAGCACCTTGATGGTGGTGTTGATGTCCCTCAGGAAGGGAACGTTACTGATGGTGTGGCACCCGGGTGCCAGAATGGTCGAGATGAATATGGGGAGGGCGGCGTTCTTCGACCCGCTGACGGTCACTTCTCCGGAGAGTTTGTTGCCACCTTTGATTACCAGTTTTTCCACTGTTACCTCTGTGCTCTTTTCTTTTGTTCAAGGCCCCGAGGGGCGGAAGGAAATGTTCAGGCGGTCAGCCTGCCGCCGACCACGCGCTCGATGCCTGCGGGATCGGTTTGGGTGAAGGCTTCTCCGGCGAAACCGCCGGCCTTCAAAAGCCCCAGCACCTGGGGTGCCTGTCCGGCTCCGACCTCGAAGATCAGCCAGCCGCCGGGGTTCAGATAGCCGGGCGCGTCGCCCACGATCCGCCGGTAGAAGTCGAGACCATCGGCCCCGCCGTCGAGCGCGCCCATCGGTTCGAAGCCGCGCACTTCGGCCTGCAACGTGGCCAGTTCGGAATTGGGAATATAGGGCGGGTTGGATACTACCATGTCGAAGCGTCGTCCCGCAAACGGTTCGAACAGGGAGCCCTGGAAAAATTGCACGGCGGCCTCGTTACGGTCGGCGTTACCGCGTGCCACCTCGAGGGCTTCCGCGGAAACGTCCACGGTGCAGACCTCGGCCTGCGGCATGGACTTGGCAAGCGCAATCGCCACGCAACCGCTACCGGTGCCGATATCGAGGATGCTGTTCGCGGCAGTAGCCCGGTTAATCGCCTCGGTCACCAGCACCTCGGTATCGTGGCGCGGGATCAGGACCGCCGGGGTGACTCGGAACTCGAGCCCCATGAATTCCTGGGTACCCAGGATGTACTGCAGCGGCTCGCGCTTGCCGCGCCGCGCCACCATGGTGCGGTAGGCGGCCAGCTCGGCGTCGGAAAGAGGCTTGTCGAAGTTCAGGTAGAGCCCGACCCGGTCCAGGGAGAGCGCCTCGCACAGCATCCACTCCGCTTCGAGACGCGGGTTTTCCACGCCTTTCTCGGCAAGGTAGCCTTTGGTCCAATTGAGAACCTTGAGGACATCCCATTTTTCGGGGGTGGTGGTCATGTCAAAATACCTGGGCGCTGTGGATGCGATGCCGTGGTGACCACGGCGCCGGGCAGCGGGATTACATACCTTCGCTTTGAGCCTGCAGGGCTTCCATCTGGTAGTGGGCGCGCAGGGCGTCGGCGATTTCGGCGATGTCGCCGGCCATGATGGAATCGAGGCGATACAGCGTGAGCCCGATGCGGTGATCGGTCATGCGCCCCTGCGGGAAGTTGTAGGTCCTGATACGCTCGCTGCGGTCGCCGCTGCCCACCTGGCTCTTCCTGTCGGCGGCCATCTTGGCGTTCTGCTCCATCACGATATTGTCCAGGATCCTGGACTTCAAGACCTTCATCGCTTTCGCGCGGTTCTTGATCTGGCTGCGCTCTTCCTGGCAGGCAACGACAGTGCCGGTCGGGAGGTGGGTGATCCTGACCGCGGAGTCGGTGGTGTTGACGTGCTGGCCACCCGCGCCGGAGGAACGATACACGTCGATCTTCAGGTCGGCCGGGTTGATGTCGATGTCGACGTCCTCGGCCTCGGGCATGACCGCCACGGTGCAGGCGGAGGTATGGATACGACCCTGCGCCTCGGTCTCGGGAACGCGCTGTACGCGATGGGTGCCGGACTCGTACTTCAGCTTCGCGAAGACGCCGTCGCCCTCGACCAGGGCGATCACCTCTTTGAAGCCGCCGCGCTCGGATTCGGAGGCGGAGATCACCTCAACCTTCCAGCGGTTCGTCTCGGCGAAGCGGCTGTACATGCGGAACAGGTCGCCCGCGAAGAGGGCGGACTCGTCGCCGCCGGTGCCAGCACGGATCTCGAGCACGACGCTCTTGTCGTCGTTGGGGTCCTTGGGGAGCAAGAGCAGTTGGATCTCGCTTTCCAGCTGCTCGCGGCGCTCCTCCAGGGTTTCGAGCTCGGCCTGGGCCATCTCGCGCATCTCCTGGTCCGGCTCCTTCAGGAGCTCCTGGTTGCCTTCGATGTCGGAGAGCACCTTTTTGTACTCGCGGTAGGCCGCGATCAGCTCGGACAGACCGGCGTGCTCCTTGGAGAGCTTCCGGAACTCCACCTGGTTCGCGAGCACCTCCGGATCGGAGAGGAGCGATTCCAGCTCGCCGAAACGGGTTTCAAGATCTGCTATTTTGTCGAACATGGACATGCGATATTCCTCAACAGGCCAACGGCCTCATTTTAATTAGTCACCCCCCCTTGCGGGAGAAGTTCATTTACACGACGAGCCGATCGTCCTTGAAGCCGTCGTTCAGTTCGAGGGCCACCTGCATCGACTTGATGGCGACTTCGATCTGGGAATCGTCGGGCTCGCGGGTGGTCAGCCGCTGCAGGGCGAGACCCGGGGCGATCACCATTCTCACCAGCGCGTGGTTGTCGTGCTTCGCCGTCCACTTGAGGACCTCGTAGGAAAGCCCGGCGATCATCGGCAGCAGGATCACCCTGGACCCGGCCTTGAAGTAGAAGGGCCACAGCTTCGGGATCAGGGAGAACACCACGATGCTCACCAGCATGACGATCAAGAGGAAGCTGGTGCCGCAACGCGGGTGCAGGCAGCTGTACTTCCTCACGTTGTCGACGGTGAGCTCCTCGCCCGCCTCGAAGGTGAAAATCGACTTGTGCTCGGCGCCGTGGTACTGGAACACCCGCTGGATGTCCTTCATGCGCGAGATGCCGATGATGTAGATCAGGAACACCGCGACCCGGATCACGCCGTCAACCAGGTTGAAAACGATGTTGGAGTCGCCGATGATCGGGACGAGCAGCTTGGTCAGGTAGAGCGGCAGGATGAAGAAGAGCAGGATGCCGAAGCCGAAGGCCGCGGCCATGGTGCCGGCGATGGCCCAGCTGTTGACCTCTTCCTTCTCCTCGTCCTCTGCGAGCGCCTCGTTGGCGGAGAAGTTGAGCGCCTTGATGCCGATGATGAGCGACGAGAAGAGCGCCACCGCTCCACGGACGATGGGGAGCTTGGTGATGGGGAAACGCTCGGAAAGCGGGATCACCGTCTCGCTCTTAACCGAGATGTCGCCGTCGGGCCTTCTCACCGCGATGGCCATCGAGCGCGGAGCCCGCATCATGACACCTTCCAGAACCGCCTGTCCGCCTATGTTTATCTTTGACACGTATTACCTCGTAAAACCCTTAGCCACGGAGACACTGAGAAAATCTGAGAAACCGGAATGGGTGGGCCTACATCTCCCGGAAGAATTCCCTGACATCGGCCATCTTGCCGCAGCACATGGCACCTTCGGGGCAGGGGCCGGCAAGACATCCGGGGCCGGCCTTGTCGAAAACGGTGGGCGCCACAGGCTTCACGAGACGGAGCATCTCGATGGCCATGGCGCGGATCTCCCACTGGGCCCGCTCGCAGCAGCGCACGGCAAAGAAGTGCAGAAGCTCCCGGGCGTTCATGGTGATGATGATCTTGGTTTCGGTGGCATTAGGGAGCAGGTAGCGCGCATCCTCGGCCGGAACACCCGCCTCGACCAGGGCGGCATAGGCCGCGTGCAGCGAGGCGACCTGGGCCTCGAAGAGCTCCAGGTGCTTGGGATTGTCCGCGATGGACTGCGGCGTAACCACCGCGAAGCGCTCCTTGTGCGAAACGTAGCGTTGGGACTGCTGGGAGAAAGAGGCGACCCGGTGCCGTACCAGCTGGTGGCTGGTGACGCGCGAGATCCCGTCCACACCGAAGGTGAAGGAGGCGTGCTCCAGCACCGACTGGTGCCCAAGCGACATGATCTTGTCCAGGAATTTTTTGACGTCAGCGCCGGAGAGTTTGTCCTTGAGCGCCTCGATGTCGGCCGACGAATAGCAGAGCCGGGCGGCCAGGGCGATGGTCAACTCGGGATCGGGGGTGTGCTGCAGAAGGGCAACCTTCATGAAGATCCTTCACATGCTGCGTTGTTTTGCAATCGGGCCATAGAAAACGAAACAAGGGGATTTCGCCATAGACAAAATCCCCTCCGAACGGATTCGCAACCGCGAAAGCCTACTTCTCCAGGTTGTATCTCTTGCGGAAGCGCTCGACACGGCCTGCGGTGTCGATGAGCTTCTGCTTGCCGGTGTAGAACGGGTGGCACTGCGAGCAGATCTCGGTGGAGATCTCCGCTTTGGTGGAACGGGTCTGGAACTGGTTACCGCACAGGCACTTTACGGTAATTTCTTCGTACTTGGGGTGGATCCCTTCTTTCATATCTTCCTCCTGGCGGGGCGCACCCCGTTATCTAACTTTGATGTTCTTGCCGGAAAGTAGTCATAAATAGCACCTTCACTGCAAGATTTCAACACTTTTTTACTTGCTCATGGAATCGAGGAAGGCCTGGTTGGTCTTGGTCCCCTGCAGCTTGGAGATCAGGAACTCCATGGAATCGACCACGTTCATGGGATGGAGCACCTTCCGGAGGATCCAGATGCGGTTCAAAGAGGCCTGCGGGATAAGGAGTTCTTCTTTCCTGGTGCCCGACTTGTTGATGTCGATGGCGGGGAAGGTCCTCTTCTCGACCAGCTTGCGGTCCAGGTGGAGCTCCATGTTGCCGGTGCCCTTGAACTCTTCGAAGATGACCTCGTCCATCTTGGAGCCGGTATCGACCAGGGCAGTGGCGATGATGGTGAGCGAGCCCCCTTCCTCGATGTTACGCGCCGCGCCGAAGAAGCGCTTCGGCTTGTGCAGGGCGTTGGAGTCGACACCACCGGAGAGGATCTTGCCGGAGGGCGGGATCACGGTGTTGTAGGCGCGGGCCAGACGGGTGATGGAGTCGAGCAGGATAACGACGTCGCGCTTGTGCTCGACCAGGCGCTTGGCCTTCTCGATGACCATCTCGGCCACCTGGATGTGGCGGGAGGCCGGCTCGTCGAAGGTGGAGGAGATGACCTCACCCTTAACGGAGCGCTGCATGTCGGTAACCTCTTCCGGGCGCTCGTCGATCAAGAGGACGATCAGGAACACCTCGGGATGGTTCAGCGCGATGGAGTTGGCGATGTTCTGGATCAGCATGGTCTTGCCGGTGCGCGGCGGAGCGACGATCAGGCCCCTCTGCCCCTTGCCGATCGGTGCGACCAGCTCCATGACACGGCTCGACATGTTGTCCGGGGTGGTCTCGAGGATGAGCTTCTCTTCCGGGTAGAGCGGGGTCAGGTTGTCGAAGAGGATCTTGTCGCGGGCGACCTCGGGAGACTCGTGATTGACGGTCTCGACCTTCAGGAGCGCGAAGTAACGCTCCCCTTCTTTGGGCGGCCTGATCTGGCCGGCAACGGTGTCGCCGGTATGCAGGTTGAAGCGGCGGATCTGGGACGGCGACACGTAGATGTCGTCCGGACCCGGCAGATAGTTGTAATCCGGCGCCCTCAGGAAGCCGAACCCGTCAGGCAGGGTCTCGAGGACCCCCTCGCCGAAGATCATGCCGTTCTTCTCGGTCTGGGCGTTGAGGATAGCGAAGATCAGGTCCTGTTTCCTGAGACTGGACGCCCCCTCGATGTTCAACGCCTTGGCAATGGCCGTGAGATCGTTGATTTTCTTTTCTTTAAGTTCCTGTAGGTTCATCTGTTCTCCTGATATGGCGCAAATATAGATCTAACGGCAAAATGCCTGACTGGGAATATGGGAATGTCTCACCGATGCGGCATGGGTAACATGCGAGGCGTGCCTGACGAGCGCTATCGTGTAAAGGATCTGTGAGTAAGTACGCCTTGAATTTATTCTTGAGGTGTCGGTACCGGTTCGGTATGAGAAAAAAATTGGGGTATTAAAAGGTGTCTGCAAAAGGTCTTATTGAGGATATTGAGAATTTATACCCTTCCCCTCGTTACCTTGTCAACTTTATTTTTTCCGTCCTTTATAGCCGGGGCGGCGCCCGAACAACTGGAACCTACAGGGATTCCACGGCTGAAGGTGGTCAAATTATTGGCTCTCATTCCGGATAGTTGACGCTACAGACCCCGTTTCCGGGCCTTGGTCAACATCTTTTGCAGTATCGGTGCCATACTTGGCACCGCTGCGCCGCTTTCTGCGAGCCTTCTGCCTTTTCAGCTTTTCCGCAGCCAATTCTTTCTTGGTCATGCCGCCGCCGGCCCCCTCGATCTTCTCCAGCAGCAGCCGCCGCGCCAGGAACCGGTTCAGTGACTGGCTGCGCGATTCCATGCATTTCACTTCCAGCCCGCTGGGGAGGTGTTTCAGGTAGACGCAGGACGAGCTCTTGTTGACGTGCTGACCGCCGCGGCCTGAGGAATGGACAAAGCGCTCCTCCAGGTCCTTCTCCGCGATCCCGAGCTGTTCCATCTTCGCCTTCAGCCAGCGGTTCTTTTCCTCGCTCACCGCAAAATCAGCCATTGCCCCCTCCCTTCTTCGAGTCCGGCCATGATAGCGTCCGGCAATGGGGAAGTCAAAAGGTGCCGACAAGAGGACGAACGGGAGCACCCGTAATCCCGAAAGAGATTGCTACTGGCAAATAACTATTTGCCCTGCCAAAGCCCCACCCACACCGCCCGATGGCTAGCGAGGTCCGGGGCCGCCGTAAGGGAGAATAATTGTTCGCCCTTGCAGGTCGCGGAACGACAACCTGGGCCTCCTTGGTATAATCTCCGGCTGATTCCGGAGGTGCGTTTATGACAGCTATCAGCAGGCGCGCATTCCTAGCCGGCGGGATCGCCTTTTTTCCCTACCTCTACTACCAGCGGGTTTCGGTGGCGGTGCGGCGCTACCGGGTGCCGGTGCACAACCTACCCCCACCTTTCCACGGCTTCACCATCCTGCATATCACCGACCTGCACGACAAGGAATTCGGGGACCACGGTGAGGATCTGCTTGCGATACTGCGTCCATTGCACTTTGACCTCGTGGCCGTCACGGGAGACCTGGTGCTGCGGACCTCGCCAAGGGTGGAGGCAGCCCTCGAATTGATCAGGGGAATTCGCAGCTTTTCCAAGAGCCCGATCTTCTCGGTGAGCGGCAATCACGAATGGGGCGCGCAACTGGCACCGCAAGTCAACGCGGAACTGGAACAGGCTGGTGTCAGGGTGCTGACCAACGAAGCGGAGCTGCTGCGAGGTGGGGAGGACCGGCTCTGGGTGGCCGGGGTGGACGATCCCGTAACCGGAAGGGCGAACTTGACGCAGGCGCTAAGCCGTACTGATACCCGCCAACCGCGCCTGCTGCTGGCCCATTCGCCGCACCCCTTCCCGCAGGCGGTGCAGGACGGTGTGGACCTGATGCTGGTTGGCCACACCCACGGGGGACAGATCCGCGTCCCCTTGATCGGCGCCCTCTACGTTCCCTTCATGGGTTACCTGCCAAGGTGGGATTACGGCCTGTACCGACAAGGGAAGAGCACCATGATCGTCAACGGCGGTCTGGGGGAGAGTGGGGTCCCGATCCGCATCAACAACCCTCCCGAAGTGGCGCTGGTAACCCTGTACCCTTCGGACCCCACCCAGTTCTCAGCAAAGGAGGTAATGGGCTAGTCGCGCGTCGTCGGCATGACGACGTCGGCCATAATATCCGCGATCCGCTGCGCCGACAGGCGGGCGTTGTT
This window of the Geomonas agri genome carries:
- the hisB gene encoding imidazoleglycerol-phosphate dehydratase HisB, giving the protein MARSANIERITKETQIKLSLEIDGKGEAQVCTSVPFLDHMLDLFARHGLFNLKVEAHGDIDIDFHHTVEDIGIVLGSAFKEALGDKCGIRRYGQATVPMDETLASVATDLSGRPYLVYNVQLPKVKIGDFDVELVREFFQGFVNHCGANLHINVMYGDNVHHILEACFKAAARALDMATQMDSRIEGVMSTKGKL
- the hisD gene encoding histidinol dehydrogenase, yielding MQFLDIREADFQAKFDAIVERGEESGREVEEVVLGIISDVRKRGDEALLEYTRRFDRVECDAAGLEITEEEFAKAFAQVDEKDLAALKLAVERVARYHEKQKQQTWLSTEEADIMLGQKVTPLAKVGIYVPGGKACYPSSVIMNAVPAKVAGVGEIIMVVPTPGGETNAHVLVAAKLAGVDRVFRIGGAQAVAALAYGTATVPRVDKITGPGNIYVATAKKLVFGQVGIDMIAGPSEILVINDGSGNPTHIAADLLSQAEHDELASSVLITTDRGFGEKAAAEVERQLKELSREAIARKSWESFGVIIVAGNLEEAIAFSNRIAPEHLELAVENPFEIMPLITNAGAIFMGHYTPEASGDYLAGPNHTLPTGGTARFFSPLSVDDFVKKSSLIYFTKGGLQRVGKDIVRIATLEGLEAHGKSVSFRLDS
- the hisA gene encoding 1-(5-phosphoribosyl)-5-[(5-phosphoribosylamino)methylideneamino]imidazole-4-carboxamide isomerase encodes the protein MIIIPAIDLKNGCCVRLEQGLMEKDTVFNDDPGAQAAEWQRQGGEILHIVDLDGAFAGEPKNRSAIESIVKSVTIPTQLGGGIRDIATIEAYLSLGIGRVIIGTAAQRNPAFVKEACAKFPGKIVVGIDAKNGMVAVQGWAEVTGITATELARQFEGDGVSAIIYTDISRDGMMQGPNIEATKALAEAINIPVIASGGLSSLKDIENLIAIESSGVTGVITGKAIYSGAINLAEAIALTKKQR
- the hisH gene encoding imidazole glycerol phosphate synthase subunit HisH, yielding MIAIIDYGMGNLRSVQKGFEKVGYEAVVTTDSKVLLDAERVVLPGVGAFRDCIRNLEEGGFVEPILKVIKEGKPFLGICLGLQLLFTESEEFGIHKGLDIIPGKVLRFPEGMEQAGEELKVPHMGWNQLDIKRPSPLFNGVDNGSNVYFVHSYYVKPNDESVVAATTNYGIDFCAAIWRDNVVAAQFHPEKSQDKGLAMLKNFAAMN
- the hisG gene encoding ATP phosphoribosyltransferase, which encodes MTDYVTIAIPKGRILQDSVALFKKIGIDCEELLSDTRKLVFENHEQKMRYMIVRATDVPTYVEYGCADLGIVGKDTLMEAEKDLYEPLDLKFGYCRLMVAEPVELSSKDDPAAWNNIRIATKYPNVTEKYFAAKGVQVELIKLYGSIELAPLVGLSERIVDLVSTGETLKQNGLAEIETIAEITCRLIVNRASLKTKHERISKIIEGLEQHI
- the hisF gene encoding imidazole glycerol phosphate synthase subunit HisF; this translates as MLTKRIIPCLDVKGGRVVKGVQFLGLRDAGDPVEIAELYDQQGADELTFLDITASSDERDIIIDVVRRTAERVFMPLTVGGGVRTVDDIRRLLNAGADKVSINTAAVHRPEFVNEAAERFGSQCTVVAIDARSRANGGWEVYTHGGRNPTGIDAIEWAQRMEELGAGEILLTSMDRDGTKDGYDLPLTRAVVDAVSIPVIASGGVGGLSHLYDGFTQAGASACLAASIFHYREYTIEEAKTYLRERGVPVRL